The following proteins come from a genomic window of Actinopolyspora saharensis:
- a CDS encoding peptidylprolyl isomerase → MSSNEQRRQAAKSKLERQLARREEQARKRRTVAVTTTIVVVIAAVVGVYFLTRAGGGQNNAAGAPSSTGAAESTQSQESSVSIPSERAPAPSRPEPLPAQVSCEYRQAGEPAKPVDPPENGKVSSEGTVDATIETNRGSIPITLDRSLAPCTVNSFVHLAEADFYDGAPCHRLSTQQLQMLQCGDPKGTGKNGPGYQFDDETYENIDYGRGYLAMANSGPDTNGSQFFVVYGEAPLPSKYTVFGTVSDEGLKVVDEVARAGHDGAFSRAGGGHPNKKINFEDVKISS, encoded by the coding sequence TTGTCCAGCAACGAACAACGCCGTCAAGCCGCCAAGAGCAAGCTCGAACGCCAGCTCGCTCGCCGGGAGGAGCAAGCGCGCAAACGCAGGACCGTCGCCGTGACGACGACCATCGTGGTGGTGATAGCCGCCGTGGTCGGGGTGTACTTCCTGACCCGAGCGGGCGGGGGCCAGAACAACGCGGCCGGCGCTCCCTCGAGCACCGGCGCCGCGGAGTCCACGCAGTCCCAGGAGTCGTCGGTCTCCATCCCGAGTGAGCGCGCTCCGGCCCCCTCCCGTCCGGAGCCGCTGCCCGCGCAGGTCTCCTGCGAGTACCGCCAGGCCGGCGAGCCGGCGAAACCGGTGGATCCCCCGGAGAACGGGAAGGTGAGCTCCGAGGGGACCGTCGACGCCACGATCGAGACGAACCGCGGCAGCATTCCGATCACCCTGGACCGCTCCCTGGCCCCGTGCACGGTCAACAGCTTCGTCCACCTCGCCGAGGCCGACTTCTACGACGGCGCGCCGTGCCACCGGCTCTCCACGCAGCAGCTGCAGATGCTGCAGTGCGGCGACCCGAAGGGCACCGGCAAGAACGGCCCCGGCTACCAGTTCGACGACGAGACCTACGAGAACATCGACTACGGGCGCGGCTACCTCGCCATGGCCAACTCCGGGCCGGACACCAACGGCAGCCAGTTCTTCGTCGTCTACGGCGAGGCCCCGCTGCCGTCCAAGTACACGGTGTTCGGAACCGTCTCGGACGAGGGGCTGAAGGTGGTCGACGAGGTGGCCCGCGCGGGCCACGACGGCGCCTTCTCCCGAGCGGGCGGTGGTCACCCGAACAAGAAAATCAACTTCGAGGACGTCAAGATCTCGTCCTGA
- the aspS gene encoding aspartate--tRNA ligase, which yields MMRTHEAGSLRADHAGQSVTLAGWVARRRDHGGVIFSDLRDASGVAQVVFREGEMAERAHRLRAEFCVRVTGEVVRRPEGNENPEIPTGSIEVTVTDLEVLSESAPLPFPLDEHLEVGEDVRLRHRYLDLRRAEPARAIRMRSEANRIAREVLHQRNFVEVETPTMTRSTPEGARDFLIPARLQPGSWYALPQSPQLFKQLLMVGGLERYFQIARCYRDEDFRADRQPEFTQLDIEMSFVDAADVIEISERIVAALWSELAGHEISTPIPQLSYADAMARYGTDKPDLRFGIELTELTEYFRNTPFRVFQSPYVGAVVMPGGADQPRRQLDAWQEWAKQRGAKGLAYVLVGADGTLSGPVAKNLSEEERAGLAEAVGAAPGDCVFFAAGRAAPSRALLGAVRLEIAQLCDLIDEQAWSFVWIVDAPMFESVDDSDDVAVGSGGFTAVHHPFTAPEPEWAEEFDRNPDNALASAYDLVCNGNEIGGGSIRIHRWEMQQRVFEVLGISREQAEEKFGFLLEAFRYGPPPHGGVAFGWDRICMLLTGAESLRDVIAFPKSGGGFDPLTGAPAPITAAQRKEAGVDAKPAARGGGGSKGTADAAGERSPDSE from the coding sequence GTGATGCGCACGCACGAGGCCGGCTCGCTTCGCGCCGACCACGCAGGGCAGTCCGTCACCCTCGCGGGATGGGTGGCGCGTCGCCGGGATCACGGAGGAGTGATCTTCAGCGATCTGCGTGACGCCTCCGGCGTCGCTCAGGTGGTTTTCCGCGAGGGGGAGATGGCCGAGCGGGCCCACCGGCTGCGCGCCGAGTTCTGCGTCCGGGTCACCGGTGAGGTGGTGCGCAGGCCCGAGGGCAACGAGAACCCGGAGATCCCGACGGGGTCGATCGAGGTGACCGTCACCGACCTGGAGGTGCTCTCGGAGTCGGCTCCGCTGCCCTTCCCGCTGGACGAGCACCTGGAGGTCGGCGAGGACGTCCGGCTGCGCCACCGCTACCTGGATCTGCGGCGAGCCGAGCCCGCTCGCGCGATCAGGATGCGCAGCGAAGCCAACCGCATCGCCCGCGAGGTGCTGCACCAGCGGAACTTCGTCGAGGTGGAGACGCCCACCATGACCCGCTCCACCCCGGAGGGGGCCAGGGACTTCCTGATCCCGGCGCGGTTGCAGCCGGGCAGCTGGTACGCGCTCCCGCAGTCGCCGCAGCTGTTCAAGCAGCTGCTGATGGTCGGCGGGCTGGAGCGCTACTTCCAGATCGCCCGGTGCTACCGCGACGAGGACTTCCGCGCCGACCGTCAGCCCGAGTTCACCCAGCTCGACATCGAGATGAGCTTCGTGGACGCGGCGGACGTGATCGAGATCAGCGAGCGGATCGTGGCCGCGCTGTGGAGCGAGCTGGCAGGTCACGAGATCTCCACGCCCATTCCGCAGCTGAGCTACGCCGATGCGATGGCCCGTTACGGCACGGACAAGCCGGACCTGCGGTTCGGGATCGAGCTGACCGAGCTCACGGAGTACTTCCGCAACACCCCCTTCAGGGTTTTCCAGTCCCCCTACGTCGGGGCCGTGGTGATGCCGGGTGGTGCCGACCAGCCGCGTCGCCAGCTGGACGCCTGGCAGGAGTGGGCCAAGCAGCGGGGTGCCAAGGGACTGGCCTACGTGCTCGTCGGCGCGGACGGCACCCTCTCCGGCCCGGTGGCCAAGAACCTGTCGGAGGAGGAGCGCGCGGGCCTCGCCGAGGCCGTGGGCGCGGCTCCCGGCGACTGCGTGTTCTTCGCCGCGGGGCGGGCCGCCCCGTCCCGCGCTCTGCTGGGCGCGGTTCGCCTGGAGATCGCACAGCTGTGTGACCTGATCGACGAGCAGGCCTGGTCCTTCGTCTGGATCGTGGACGCCCCGATGTTCGAGTCCGTCGACGACAGCGACGACGTGGCGGTCGGAAGCGGCGGCTTCACCGCGGTCCACCACCCGTTCACGGCCCCGGAGCCGGAGTGGGCGGAGGAGTTCGACCGGAATCCCGACAACGCCCTGGCCAGCGCCTACGACCTCGTGTGCAACGGCAACGAGATCGGTGGTGGCTCGATCCGCATCCACCGCTGGGAGATGCAACAGCGCGTGTTCGAGGTGCTGGGGATCTCCAGGGAGCAGGCCGAGGAGAAGTTCGGCTTCCTGCTGGAGGCGTTCCGGTACGGCCCGCCGCCGCACGGTGGCGTCGCGTTCGGCTGGGACCGGATCTGCATGCTGCTGACGGGAGCCGAGTCGCTGCGGGACGTGATCGCCTTCCCGAAGAGCGGTGGCGGCTTCGACCCGCTCACCGGCGCGCCCGCGCCGATCACGGCCGCCCAGCGCAAGGAGGCCGGGGTCGACGCCAAACCGGCCGCGCGCGGTGGCGGCGGTTCCAAGGGGACCGCCGACGCGGCGGGCGAGCGGAGTCCGGACTCGGAGTGA
- a CDS encoding RelA/SpoT family protein, producing the protein MSQEAESPATESSAQRPASAPRRVRARLARRITAQRPTQVKQVLEPLASVHRELHPQADLGLLQRAYDVAEEQHSTQQRKSGDPYITHPLAVATILAELGMDTTTLVAALLHDTVEDTDYPLDQLRADFGEEVSHLVDGVTKLDKVKLGNAAEAETIRKMVIAMARDPRVVVIKLADRLHNMRTMRFLPPEKQVRKARETLEVLAPLAHRLGMATIKWELEDLAFAILQPKKYDEIVRLVANRAPSRDIYLRQVVDEISGNLDAARLSAKVEGRPKHYYSIHQKMIVRGRDFDDIHDLVGVRILVDQVRDCYAAMGVVHALWQPMPGRFKDYIAQPKFGVYQSLHTTVIGPEGKPLEIQIRTEEMHRTAEYGIAAHWRYKESKGRGRGGAGVEIDEMAWMRQLLDWQREAADPGEFLESLRYDLNTREIFVFTPKGDVITLPAGATPVDFAYAVHTEVGHRCIGSRVNGRLVALERKLENGEVVEIFTSKAEGSGPSRDWLSFVASPRAKTKIKQWFAKERREEAIESGKQAIAKELRRLGLPVQRLVSADSIGSVAKELHYTDVTALYAAVGERQVSAHHVVQRLVASLGGVEQAEDEIAERATPSTVQQQQRRSSGDSGVRVEGAGAGEVWAKLARCCTPVPGDEILGFVTRDGGVSVHRTDCNNAEDLRNKPERLVDVYWAPSNSSVFLVAIQVEALDRHRLLSDVTKVLADEKVNILSASVTTSKDRVAVSRFSFEMGDPKHLGHVLKAVRNIEGVYDVYRMTSAS; encoded by the coding sequence GTGAGCCAAGAAGCCGAGTCCCCTGCGACCGAGTCCTCCGCGCAGCGACCGGCCTCGGCGCCCCGACGGGTTCGCGCGCGGTTGGCCCGGCGGATAACCGCGCAGCGACCCACCCAGGTCAAGCAGGTCCTCGAACCGCTGGCCTCGGTGCACCGCGAGCTGCACCCCCAGGCCGATCTGGGGCTGCTCCAGCGGGCCTACGACGTGGCCGAGGAGCAGCACAGCACGCAGCAGCGCAAGTCGGGCGATCCCTACATCACCCACCCGCTGGCCGTGGCGACCATCCTCGCCGAGCTGGGGATGGACACCACCACGCTCGTCGCGGCGCTGCTGCACGACACGGTCGAGGACACCGACTACCCGCTGGACCAGTTGCGCGCCGACTTCGGCGAGGAGGTCTCGCACCTGGTCGACGGGGTCACCAAGCTGGACAAGGTCAAGCTCGGGAACGCGGCCGAGGCCGAGACCATCCGCAAGATGGTCATCGCGATGGCCCGCGACCCGCGCGTGGTCGTGATCAAGCTGGCCGACCGGTTGCACAACATGCGCACCATGCGCTTCCTGCCACCGGAGAAGCAGGTGCGCAAGGCGCGCGAGACCCTCGAGGTCCTCGCCCCGCTGGCGCACCGGCTCGGCATGGCCACGATCAAGTGGGAGCTGGAGGACCTGGCCTTCGCGATCCTGCAGCCGAAGAAGTACGACGAGATCGTGCGGCTGGTCGCCAACCGGGCCCCCTCCAGGGACATCTACCTGCGCCAGGTCGTCGACGAGATCTCCGGGAACCTGGACGCCGCGCGCCTGTCGGCGAAGGTGGAGGGCAGGCCGAAGCACTACTACTCGATCCACCAGAAGATGATCGTGCGGGGCAGGGACTTCGACGACATCCACGACCTGGTGGGCGTGCGGATCCTCGTCGACCAGGTGCGGGACTGCTACGCGGCCATGGGGGTGGTCCACGCGCTGTGGCAGCCGATGCCGGGGCGCTTCAAGGACTACATCGCGCAGCCGAAGTTCGGCGTGTACCAGTCGCTGCACACCACCGTGATCGGGCCGGAGGGCAAGCCTCTCGAGATCCAGATCCGCACCGAGGAGATGCACCGGACCGCCGAGTACGGCATCGCCGCGCACTGGCGGTACAAGGAGTCCAAGGGGCGCGGCCGGGGCGGCGCGGGCGTCGAGATCGACGAGATGGCCTGGATGCGCCAGCTGCTGGACTGGCAGCGCGAGGCCGCCGACCCGGGCGAGTTCCTCGAGTCGCTGCGCTACGACCTCAACACGAGGGAGATCTTCGTGTTCACCCCCAAGGGCGACGTGATCACGCTGCCCGCGGGGGCCACCCCGGTCGACTTCGCCTACGCGGTGCACACCGAGGTCGGGCACCGGTGCATCGGTTCCAGGGTCAACGGCAGGCTCGTCGCCCTGGAGCGCAAGCTGGAGAACGGCGAGGTCGTGGAGATCTTCACCTCGAAGGCGGAGGGGTCGGGGCCCAGCCGCGACTGGCTGTCCTTCGTCGCCTCGCCGCGGGCCAAGACCAAGATCAAGCAGTGGTTCGCCAAGGAGCGCCGCGAGGAGGCGATCGAGTCCGGCAAGCAGGCCATCGCCAAGGAGCTGCGCAGGCTCGGCCTGCCGGTGCAGCGGCTGGTCTCGGCCGACTCCATCGGCTCGGTCGCCAAGGAGCTGCACTACACGGACGTCACCGCGCTCTACGCGGCGGTGGGGGAGCGCCAGGTTTCCGCGCACCACGTGGTGCAGCGGCTGGTGGCCTCCCTCGGCGGGGTGGAGCAGGCCGAGGACGAGATCGCCGAGCGGGCCACCCCCTCCACGGTCCAACAGCAGCAGCGCAGGTCCTCCGGGGATTCCGGAGTGCGCGTGGAGGGGGCGGGCGCCGGTGAGGTGTGGGCCAAGCTGGCGCGTTGCTGCACCCCGGTTCCCGGCGACGAGATCCTCGGGTTCGTCACCAGGGACGGCGGGGTCAGCGTGCACCGCACCGACTGCAACAACGCCGAGGACCTGCGCAACAAGCCCGAGCGCTTGGTCGACGTCTACTGGGCCCCGTCGAACTCCTCGGTCTTCCTCGTGGCGATCCAGGTGGAGGCGCTGGACCGGCACCGGCTGCTCTCGGACGTGACGAAGGTGCTCGCCGACGAGAAGGTCAACATCCTGTCCGCCTCGGTGACCACCTCGAAGGACCGCGTCGCGGTGAGCAGGTTCTCCTTCGAGATGGGCGATCCCAAGCACCTCGGGCACGTGCTCAAGGCGGTGCGCAACATCGAGGGGGTCTACGACGTCTACCGCATGACCTCGGCGTCCTGA
- a CDS encoding YibE/F family protein, which produces MPDDRSSEGVPQLPDHGHGHGHGHGHDAPPASTGTRALLTAVLAPFALAALIGALLLYPFGEHPSPTNPTGFARTPVDGQIAGAETGDCTLPGSGADPATSAPSGSGARGDCLRLRIELRNGPAAGATIEQNVPVEPTTPEFDVDDEVVLAYSGTAPRQGTSYQIVDYQRGHWMLLLFGLFAGAVVVLGRWKGVASLLALGAAFAVIAGFVLPSILAGRNPLQVAVVGAGLIMFFVLYSTHGFSARTSTAVLGTLSSLALIGLLSSVFAALTQLTGLDDSTSALVGALGHGIDARGLLLAGIVIGALGVLDDVTVTQTSAVWELHRANPDLRWRQLYSAALRIGRDHVASSVNTLVLAYAGTALPLLLTYSLSGRSFVDIVTTQDVAQEVVRTLAGSLGLIAAVPLTTAIAALIVMREKPSAAPGGRAHGTDAAELIARGARSGAARATFGTGNAPATGAEHPFRTDPGLELPPTGIPPRSTGSPRPLRSEPAE; this is translated from the coding sequence GTGCCCGACGATCGCAGTTCCGAGGGAGTCCCGCAGCTGCCCGACCACGGCCACGGACACGGCCATGGACACGGACACGACGCACCACCGGCCTCCACCGGCACCAGAGCGCTGCTGACAGCGGTCCTCGCGCCCTTCGCGCTCGCCGCGCTGATCGGCGCGCTCCTGCTCTACCCCTTCGGCGAGCACCCCTCCCCGACCAACCCCACCGGGTTCGCCCGCACCCCAGTGGACGGGCAGATCGCGGGCGCCGAAACAGGCGACTGCACCCTGCCCGGCTCCGGAGCCGACCCGGCCACCTCCGCGCCCTCGGGAAGCGGAGCCCGGGGTGACTGCCTGCGGCTGCGGATCGAACTGCGCAACGGTCCGGCCGCCGGAGCGACCATCGAGCAGAACGTGCCGGTGGAACCCACCACTCCCGAGTTCGATGTCGACGACGAGGTCGTGCTCGCCTACTCGGGAACAGCTCCCCGGCAGGGCACCTCCTACCAGATCGTGGACTACCAGCGGGGTCACTGGATGCTCCTGCTCTTCGGGTTGTTCGCGGGGGCGGTGGTGGTGCTGGGCCGCTGGAAGGGCGTGGCCTCGCTGCTGGCGCTCGGGGCGGCCTTCGCCGTGATAGCGGGCTTCGTCCTGCCCTCCATCCTCGCCGGACGGAACCCGCTGCAGGTCGCCGTCGTGGGAGCGGGGCTGATCATGTTCTTCGTGCTCTACTCCACCCACGGGTTCTCGGCGCGCACTTCCACCGCCGTGCTGGGAACCCTGTCCAGTCTCGCCCTGATCGGCCTGCTCAGCTCAGTCTTCGCCGCGCTGACCCAACTGACCGGTTTGGACGATTCCACCTCGGCGCTGGTCGGCGCGCTGGGGCACGGCATCGACGCGCGGGGGCTGTTGCTCGCCGGGATCGTCATCGGCGCGCTCGGGGTGCTCGACGACGTGACGGTCACCCAGACCAGCGCGGTGTGGGAACTGCACCGGGCCAATCCCGACCTGCGGTGGAGGCAGCTGTACTCGGCCGCGCTCCGGATCGGGCGGGACCACGTGGCCTCCTCCGTGAACACCCTGGTGCTCGCCTACGCCGGCACCGCGCTGCCGTTGCTGCTCACCTACAGCCTGTCCGGGCGCTCGTTCGTCGACATCGTCACCACCCAGGACGTCGCACAGGAAGTGGTCCGCACCCTCGCCGGCAGCCTCGGGCTGATCGCGGCCGTCCCGCTGACCACCGCGATCGCCGCGCTGATCGTCATGCGGGAGAAACCGAGCGCCGCCCCCGGCGGGCGGGCGCACGGCACGGACGCGGCGGAGCTGATCGCGCGCGGAGCTCGCTCTGGGGCCGCACGGGCCACGTTCGGCACCGGGAACGCCCCGGCAACGGGCGCCGAGCACCCGTTCCGCACCGATCCGGGCCTGGAGCTGCCCCCCACGGGGATCCCGCCGCGATCAACCGGATCCCCGCGCCCGCTGCGGTCCGAGCCCGCCGAGTGA
- a CDS encoding phosphotransferase family protein: protein MSVEITTGPPEVRVPASAEVTDTIGTAEAVLTRRTGASVRLADPEDLGGSGRSVVMRVRVAETPFELPRTLVIKHYGSVPDEGCSDPFAHEAASCQLATALPPELRVGPELIAQDIEQRLLVLEDLGRGATLADVLFGDDPKAAERSMLAWARALGRLHTSMAGREADFDALMRRVGGDSWADPVAVDIRRSLSELPELLERTLGVSPAEEVRERLSAASGLLGSTKYRSFSPSDICPDNSLVTGNGVRFLDFEWACVRDVALDAAYLLFPFPSSWCSYALPEGMAENMLATWRSEVVEVWSDLDDDAVLRPRLLDAQLLWVWVSTWWFLPRDGQSDGPIDAHMPSPRRSTALADRWRRLGEDARSAGLSEVAECADRVVRALVERFGSEILELRPYPAFR from the coding sequence ATGAGCGTGGAAATCACCACCGGTCCGCCGGAGGTTCGCGTGCCCGCGAGTGCGGAGGTCACCGATACGATCGGTACGGCCGAGGCCGTGCTCACCCGCAGAACGGGGGCATCCGTCCGGCTCGCCGATCCGGAGGATCTGGGGGGGAGCGGTCGCTCGGTCGTCATGAGGGTGCGGGTGGCCGAAACGCCTTTCGAGCTTCCGCGCACGCTCGTGATCAAGCACTACGGATCCGTCCCCGACGAGGGGTGTTCCGATCCGTTCGCGCACGAGGCGGCCAGCTGTCAGCTGGCCACCGCGCTTCCGCCCGAGCTGCGGGTGGGGCCGGAGCTGATCGCCCAGGACATCGAGCAGCGACTGCTCGTGCTCGAGGACCTCGGCCGGGGAGCCACCCTGGCCGACGTGCTCTTCGGCGACGACCCGAAGGCGGCCGAGCGGTCGATGCTCGCCTGGGCGCGTGCGCTCGGGCGGCTGCACACTTCGATGGCCGGCAGGGAGGCCGACTTCGACGCGCTGATGCGCCGGGTCGGGGGCGACTCGTGGGCCGACCCGGTGGCCGTGGACATCAGGCGCTCGTTGAGCGAGCTTCCCGAGCTGCTGGAGCGGACCTTGGGCGTTTCGCCCGCGGAGGAGGTGCGCGAGCGGCTCTCGGCCGCCTCCGGACTGCTCGGTTCGACCAAGTACCGCTCGTTCAGCCCTTCGGACATCTGCCCGGACAACAGCCTGGTCACGGGCAACGGGGTGCGCTTCCTGGATTTCGAGTGGGCCTGCGTGCGCGACGTCGCCCTGGACGCGGCCTATCTGCTGTTCCCGTTCCCGTCCTCGTGGTGCTCCTACGCCCTGCCCGAGGGGATGGCGGAGAACATGCTGGCCACCTGGCGTTCGGAGGTGGTCGAGGTCTGGTCGGACCTGGACGACGACGCAGTGCTGCGCCCCAGGCTGCTGGACGCGCAGCTGCTCTGGGTGTGGGTTTCGACCTGGTGGTTCCTGCCGCGCGACGGCCAGTCGGACGGTCCGATAGACGCTCACATGCCCTCGCCGCGACGCAGTACCGCGCTGGCCGACCGCTGGCGTCGGCTGGGTGAGGACGCGCGGTCGGCGGGGTTGAGCGAGGTGGCCGAGTGCGCTGATCGGGTCGTGCGTGCCCTGGTCGAGCGTTTCGGCTCCGAGATTCTGGAACTGCGGCCCTATCCTGCTTTCCGCTGA
- a CDS encoding MBL fold metallo-hydrolase, which translates to MLVVGFPVGQLQANCYVLAPHEGGPCVVVDPGQDAVDAVNGQLDKHGLTPEGVLLTHGHFDHVFSAGELCRAHGIPAWVHPADEYMIGDPGAALGPEGRQLFDGVSVTVPEDLRALSGDTTLEVAGIRFAVHHAPGHTGGSMLFEAVTEEGGRLLLTGDTLFAGAIGRTDLPGGDHERILGTLSSEVLPLEDETAVLPGHGPTSTVGRERAGNPFLQDLRAPDDAAS; encoded by the coding sequence GTGCTTGTTGTCGGTTTCCCAGTCGGACAGCTCCAGGCGAACTGCTACGTCCTGGCGCCGCACGAGGGCGGTCCCTGTGTCGTGGTGGACCCGGGACAGGACGCCGTCGACGCCGTGAACGGCCAGTTGGACAAGCACGGGCTCACCCCGGAGGGGGTGCTGCTCACGCACGGCCACTTCGACCACGTCTTCTCGGCGGGCGAGCTGTGCCGAGCCCACGGGATACCGGCCTGGGTGCACCCCGCCGACGAGTACATGATCGGCGATCCCGGAGCCGCTCTGGGACCGGAGGGGCGTCAGCTCTTCGACGGGGTCTCCGTGACGGTTCCGGAGGACCTGCGCGCGCTGTCCGGGGACACGACGCTGGAGGTCGCGGGAATCCGGTTCGCGGTGCACCACGCTCCCGGCCACACGGGTGGGTCGATGCTGTTCGAGGCCGTCACCGAGGAGGGCGGACGGCTGCTGCTCACCGGGGACACGCTGTTCGCGGGGGCGATCGGGCGCACCGATCTGCCCGGAGGCGATCACGAGAGGATACTGGGGACGCTGAGCTCCGAAGTCCTGCCGCTGGAGGACGAGACGGCCGTGCTCCCCGGGCACGGCCCCACGAGCACCGTCGGCCGTGAGCGTGCGGGGAACCCGTTCCTGCAGGACCTGCGCGCCCCCGACGACGCGGCGAGCTGA
- the hisS gene encoding histidine--tRNA ligase has product MSMFNAPKGIPEYYPPESARFLAVRDTLGEAARRAGYGYIELPLFEDTALFARGVGESTDVVTKEMYTFPDQGGRSITLRPEGTAGVIRSVIEHGLDRGQLPLKLYYSGAFFRYERPQAGRYRQLQQVGVEAIGVDDPALDAEVIAVADEGYRRLGLTGHRIELTSLGDSTCRPEYRVKLQEFLRGLPLDEETRRRVELNPLRVLDDKRPEVQEMVADAPLMADHLSEQAAEHYESVKAHLRDLGVPFTENPRLVRGLDYYTKTTFEFVHDGLGAQSGIGGGGRYDGLMADLGGSELSGVGFGLGLDRTVLACEVEGVSVGDETRCDVYCVPLGEQGKRRLVSIAGQLRAAGLRVDVSYGGKGLKGAMKAADRSGARYALVLGDRDLEADSVQLKELATGEQRSVSLEDVVEQVRTVLAR; this is encoded by the coding sequence ATGAGCATGTTCAACGCCCCCAAGGGCATCCCCGAGTACTACCCCCCGGAATCAGCGCGTTTCCTCGCCGTGCGGGACACCCTGGGCGAGGCCGCGCGCAGGGCCGGGTACGGCTACATCGAGCTCCCCCTGTTCGAGGACACCGCCCTGTTCGCGCGGGGGGTCGGCGAGTCGACCGACGTGGTCACCAAGGAGATGTACACGTTCCCCGATCAGGGGGGACGTTCGATCACGCTCCGCCCCGAGGGGACGGCCGGGGTGATCCGCTCGGTCATCGAGCACGGCCTCGACAGGGGACAGCTGCCGCTGAAGCTGTACTACAGCGGCGCGTTCTTCCGGTACGAGCGGCCGCAGGCCGGGAGGTACCGCCAGCTGCAGCAGGTCGGGGTCGAGGCCATCGGTGTCGACGACCCGGCGCTGGACGCCGAGGTGATCGCGGTCGCCGACGAGGGCTACCGCAGGCTCGGGCTGACCGGGCACCGCATCGAGCTCACCTCCCTCGGGGACAGCACCTGCCGCCCGGAGTACCGCGTCAAGCTCCAGGAGTTCCTGCGCGGGCTTCCGCTGGACGAGGAGACGCGTCGTCGGGTGGAGCTCAACCCGCTGCGGGTGCTCGACGACAAGCGCCCCGAGGTCCAGGAGATGGTGGCCGACGCCCCGCTGATGGCCGACCACCTGTCCGAGCAGGCCGCCGAGCACTACGAGTCGGTCAAGGCGCACCTGCGCGACCTGGGGGTCCCGTTCACGGAGAACCCGCGCCTGGTGCGGGGGCTCGACTACTACACCAAGACCACTTTCGAGTTCGTGCACGACGGGCTCGGCGCGCAGTCCGGGATCGGCGGTGGTGGTCGCTACGACGGGTTGATGGCCGATCTGGGCGGTTCGGAGCTGTCCGGAGTGGGCTTCGGGCTCGGACTGGACCGGACCGTGCTCGCCTGCGAGGTCGAGGGGGTCTCCGTCGGGGACGAAACGCGGTGCGATGTCTACTGCGTGCCGCTCGGCGAGCAGGGCAAGCGGCGACTGGTCTCGATCGCGGGGCAGCTGAGGGCGGCGGGCCTGCGGGTCGACGTCTCCTACGGCGGCAAGGGGCTCAAGGGCGCGATGAAGGCGGCTGATCGTTCCGGCGCCCGTTACGCGCTCGTGCTCGGTGACCGCGACCTGGAGGCGGACTCGGTGCAGCTGAAGGAGCTGGCCACCGGCGAGCAGCGCAGCGTCTCGCTGGAGGACGTGGTCGAGCAGGTGCGGACGGTGCTGGCCCGATGA